A region of the Salvelinus namaycush isolate Seneca chromosome 13, SaNama_1.0, whole genome shotgun sequence genome:
GATTTCAAGAGCTAGGTGAGAATATGTGGGTCCTGACTCATTAGATACAGTACCCAAGGtatacaattattattttttttaactataCTGGCATCACTTAATCAGACGTTGTCTAGGCTTAATGAGAATTTTTTTGAACGCCCTTACTGATACTGTAAAtaaacacactgtacacacaaacCTGACATGCAGGCCTTTAAACAGCAACATTACACACTTACCAATAACGTCCACCTCATGTTGAGAGTACTGCAGCATGCCCTTGACAACAGCCTCTAACTCATAGGGCCCACTGTCTGCATCAGTGAGACCTTTGATAGTTAGCGCTCCAGAGCCCCAGTCCAGGATGGTCCTGCCTTTATACCTGCCATACTCTACATTCTGACTCCCATCAAACTCCACCACCTTGTTCCCATTGTATGTCCACAAGATGTCTTCAGGCTGTCCTGAGACCTTGGGGGTCAGGGTGATCTCTCCTCCCAGGCCACCATGCTGCTGTTCACCTGTCACCTCCACTGAGCACAGAAACAGGAGGATCAGGTGAAAACACATTGAAAACACCCTAACTTCTGtggctgtaatgtaatgtaggcTAATGGTCTTCTTTGAGACCACTAAGGACAGACCAGGTATCAGCAGTGTCAGTCAGACATCCTACCTATTCAACCCTGTTGGTAATCTCCCACTATACTGCTCTCCTCTGCTGTCAAATCAATGATTGACCAGGGAGGGATTGTAGACCTTGTATCTTGATATATCATTAACTTGGCCATGCATTTCGTCAACTCTATCGAAATTCTAGCCGGGTTCTAACTCCATGATAATTTAATTCATGAAATTGAGCACCAAGTAGAGTTTTTAAAATGAACCTCTGACTCCTTCAAGTCGCTATGCAATCGATACCTAAAACATTTAACTACTGTttttgtttgctgaaatccatactttttaAAAAACGTTCATCAAATACAACCACCAACTTTTTCCTTGTTGAGATTCAATTGGCATATGCACATTCGAGCTGAGTTGCCATCTTAGAGCAACAGCAACGAGGAAACAGTCtgtggttgtatttgattaacatttgtcgtggaaattctgtcaggacccggtgcgagaaacagtcactaataatcgtcagaacccagaagatgaggcagacacagcagtactagagatggtggtttaattaaagaacaaaatcttcaggcaaagaaactaaatccacaatgtccaaaaataaagccaagaggcacaaagtggaaatcccccaaaatacaaaagaaactccacaaagtggtaaaaaacagcagggaaaaacaaacctcaaaagactactcaaataatacacaagaactaaaccagagaacctctggaaaatccaacaagagaaatatctatataaaacaaggcttgggctggggctgggtgctaacttacaaacactgagcaaggaactgaggaacacacagggtttaaatactaacaagggaatgacctacaggtgcaaacaataattagagcaagaaaaacaaaaggtacaaaaaaggtgcaatggggacatctagtgaccaaaacccgaacagtcttggccaaaacctgacaaattcagtactgagagagacttggtcatttcttcaaacaatcatcttcatttaatatcgattaattattgcaataatgaaaccgTCAGCCCAACAGTATTGACAGCTGGACAGAGTCTACCCTTTACAGACAATGCACAGTTTATGTAGCTAATACCCAGAATGCTTGGTTCCAACCCTCCCATATAGATTGGGGGCACCATAAGCCACTTTGGGTTCATCCTGTCTTTTTCTGAACCTGGCGTTATCTTAACCCACGACCCTGGCCTAAtttcccagatgccaggatgTCTAAGGACCATTGAGGCCTTTGTTCTACTCCTCTCTGTCCCAGTTACAACCACCGCACATCCTGTCACTGGAATGCCAGCTGTAGGTTTTATCACCAAGTCAATCAATTGTCAACTCAAGCTATCTCTAGTAAAACCATACACCCAGATTGTCTGCAGGGTGCTAGAGAAGTTGTAGTTTTcttaagtggctcccattttggccgtagtgtttccaagcgcatgGCCGAGACAGCGCGTTCTTtttgtttatctccggtaaagacaatgaCGATTCTCCGTCCtaaattgtatcatttatttgcgtattagggtacctattgtttgattataaatgttgattgacttgtttggataagtttattggtaacgtttgggattcattttgaaTGCATTTTCAAGGAGGGAAACcaagtggattattgactgaagcgcgccagctaaactgagtttttatggatataaagaaggacttttaatCGAAGAAAAGCactatttgtaatgtaactgggaccttttggagtgccaacagaagaagatgttcaaaggttaggcatatattatatcgctatttctgacttttgtgtcgcaactccctggttgaaaattatttgttatgcatttgtgtgctgggcgctgtcctcagataatcgcatggtttgcttttgccgtaaagcctttttgaaatctgacacagcggctggattaacaacaagttaagctttattatGATGTaatggacttgtgatttcatgaaagtttaatatttatagtaatttatttggatttggcgctctgcaatttcaccggaaggTGTCGAaatgggacggtagcgtcccactgatctgcaagaagttaaagctagtgagggagatatgagtctccagcttcagtgatttttgcagttcgttccagtcattggcagcagagaactggaaggagaggcggccaaaggaagaattggctttgggggtgaccagtgagatatacctgctagagcacgtgctacgggtgggtgctgctatggtgaccagtgagctgagataaggcagggctttacctagcagagacttatagatgacctggagccagtgggtttggcgacggatatgaagcgagggccaaccaacgagagcatacatgtcgcagtggtgggtagtgtatggggctttggtgacaaaacggatggcactgtgatagactgcatccaatttgctgagtagagcattggaggctattttgtaaatgacatcgccgaagtcaaggatcggtagggtagtcagttttactagggtatgtttggcagcatgagtgaaggatgctttgttgcgaaataggaagcagattctagatttaattttggattggagatgcttaatgtgagtctggaaggagagtttacagtctaaccagacacctaggtatttgtagttgtccacatattataagtcagaaccgtccagagtagtgatgctggatgggtgggtaggtgtgggcagcgatcggttgaatagcatgcatttagttttgcttgcattaagagcagttggagtccatggacacggaaggagagttgtatggcattgaacctttctcttgcatttaaaaaaatgcatgtttttttctttgtattatcttttaccagatctaatgtgttatattctcctatattctcctgtcattttaggcgaaaatttaaaaaaggtTTCTACCCAAGTTGTCTGTCATATAATAAACGTCAAAAACGAATGtcgacattaataaatgcatttctatagcttccaaaatagtGCCAAGATGGCTGCGCATTTATACACATCATTGATGGAAAGTCTAACcgtcaaactcaactctggatcTCGAAGCCAGTTACAGTGCTtgttttcattgttccctctaaTCACTGACTGAGACTGATTTAGACAAGACTTAGTATGGGCTACTCACCAGCAAAATATGCCAAAAACGGTATGGTAACTTTCCAAAAAAAGCTGACTGCCATCTCCTTCGTTCCGAGTTTGTGGGCTagtaagtaaaagtgaaagtgcACGTTCCAGTTATCATTCCCTCTGATAACAAAATTATGGGCGACAACCTTGTATATAGCCTACTAAATCAGACCACACAGATTTAGCCTAACTAAGCAACCAAGGAGTCGAGAGCTCCTATTCCGATGCGAAATTGGCTACCTGTACACAGGTAAAGTAACATACTACGCAGGGTTGCCAGGGTCAAGCAATATTTTAAGAAAATGACCCCCCAAAACTAGCCCAAAAGACGGACCAAGGCCAATTAATTTTTTCGCAGCAAGGAAAGTGGTTCCACATTTATCCAATAAACACTTTTTTCTATAACGTCATCGAGCGAATTAAGAAGGAATATCGAGACTTAATTTCTAAAGATGTAGGAGCCCTATTCGGACGGTATTAGTATTACTGGGGGAGGTCGGGTAATATATTTGTCCACTAGCACAAAACACCACATCTATAATTTTTGTCCCGTCCGAATCTACATGGCAGTAATTTTTACATGAAAGGAGAGTAACAATTCCAGCCAGAATAACCTACtgttttttggcaaactccaaagtCCTAATACtaatactagtcccgtgcgaATCGGCATCCCTGTGTTTTGAGAAAAATGTTTTAGTTTGACAGGTGTCGCTCACGGTTTGCTCAAGAAAACAATAACTGATTCGATAAATTGGACTAAATGCTGCgcatagactatagcctacatgTATCAATTTCCACAGTGAATTCGTTTGTTTATACGTTTTGTACGAATGAATTGAACATCGCCAAATGCATCTTAAACAAATACTGCGCCTATTTATTGCAACTAGTTCACTTTCTCATCATTAGCCTAAAAACGCATATCAAGGGAAAGTGTGCTGTTTGGTTCACAAGCTCACATCTGAAGGCTGGGGAGCATTTAGGACGTCTTCTACTGAGGatgattatgatcacacttcctCAATTAAAATATTATTGCGACACTTTACCAAATATGGTTTGGTATGGTTTATAAACTTGGGTTatcagtgtagcctgttatcgccTGAATTTGTTGAAATAACTTCACGCCTAGAAAACAAAACTCCAGGTTTCCGTCATAAATCACGTCCAAATCATCCTCTGGAATAAAGGACATTCTGGTAATACTAGGCCCATGCGAATACAGTTTAAAAATGAGTAAAATTCAGTTTTCCATCAAAATAATAATTCTTGCAAATTTAAGAATATGAGAAAATAATATAATTTGCCCTTATTACACTCGCCAGATCATTTTCCATCAATGGATGTCAATTTAACTTTTGACTGCTACGATTAAGAAATAAGGCCCAATGAGGTGTGGCCCTGAGCTGTGGTATAGGCTATATACCACAAacacctgaggtgccttattgctattataaactggttaccaacgtaattaaaacagtaaaaataaatgttttgtcctACCCCTGGTCCACGGACTGATATACACtatttatacaaaagtatgtggacaccccttcaaattagtgtattcgcctatttcagccacacccgttgctgacaggtgtataaaatcaagcacacagccatgctatctccatagacaaacattggcagtagaatggccttactgaagagttcagtgactttcaacgtggaacCATCatagatgccacctttccaacaagtcagttcatcgaatttctgccctgctagatctTCCCCggacaactgtaagtgctgttattgtgaagtggaaacatctaggagcaacaaaggctcagttagaagtggtaggccacacaagctcacaaaacaggACAATCCAGTGCTGAAGAGCGTAatgcataaaaatcgtctgtcctcggttgcaacgctTACTACCGAATTCCAAGCTgcatctggaagcaacttcagcacaataactgtttgtcgggagcttcatgaaatgggtttccatggccgagcagccgcacacaagcgtaagatcaccatgcgcaatgccaagtctcatctggagtggtgtaaagctcgccaccattggactctggagcagtggaaacacgttgtCTTGAGTGATGAATCGCGCTTCAccgtctggcagtctgacggacgaatctgggtttggcgctAATCTGTGTGATATTAGGTGGCTTCTTGTGTAGATATTTTCCGTCTGGATTTTAATGATTTGTatggagaacgctacctgccgcaatgcatagtgccaactgtgaagtttggtggaggagaaataatggtctggggctgtttttcattgttcgggatactccccttaattccagtgaagggatacgttaatgctacagcatacaattacattctagacagttctgtgcttccaactttgtggcaacagtttggggaaggccctttcctgtttcagcatgataatgcccccgtgcccaaagcgaggcccatacagaaagggtttgtcgagatcgttgtggaagaacttgactggcctgcacatagccctgacctcaaccccattgaaaacctttgggatgaattggaacacagactgcgagcctggcctaatcgcccaacatcagtgcccgacctcactaatgctcttgtggctgattggaagcaagtccccgcagcactGTTCCAACAtgtaatggaaagccttcccagaagtgtggaaagctgttatagcagcaaagtagggaccaactccatattaatacccatgattttggaatgagatgttccacgagcaggtgtccacatacttttggtcatgtagtgtaccatggtattcagccaatcagcattcagggctcgaaccatctggtttatacagtgcattcggaaaatgttcagaccccttgacttttcccacattttgttatgttacagccttattctgaaatttaTTAAATtggtttttttccccctcatcaaatgggcaataatgacaaagcaaacacagatttttagaattttttgtaaTTTATTTGGAGAACCccccggaaatatcacatttacagaaatattcaGAACCATTACTAAGTACTTTactgaagcacctttgtcagcaattacagccttgagtcttcttgggtataacgctac
Encoded here:
- the LOC120058436 gene encoding CD48 antigen-like isoform X2, translating into MAVSFFWKVTIPFLAYFAVEVTGEQQHGGLGGEITLTPKVSGQPEDILWTYNGNKVVEFDGSQNVEYGRYKGRTILDWGSGALTIKGLTDADSGPYELEAVVKGMLQYSQHEVDVIDDVVQPSVTCVVNNTTPENMDRTLLCSADLQPLTQFIWRSPGGSESPGLELFIPGGENQDSENQESVYTCVVKNPVSENCIVHPEGLLHW